The Paraburkholderia dioscoreae DNA window GACTACTCGTAAAGCGGTGTCGTGCTTCATTCGCGGGGCGGACGCCGTGGTGGCTGTGTCGTCGGCAATTGCGTCAGAGCTCCAGGGTCATCGAGGCATTACGCACAATCTGTATGTGATCGGGAATACGGCGTATAGCGCCGAGTTGGCGGCCGGTGCGGCTTTGCCCGAGTCCTCGGACGGGAAGGGCGCGGACATGACGCGATATGTCGCCTTTGCCGGCAGATTCACGGAAGGTAAGGGGCTCGACGAATTGCTGAGGGCGATTGCGGCGCTGAATCGGCAGGGCCTTAAGGTTCAGTTGCGGCTAGCCGGTGCCGGCGATACGGATAGGTGGACTCGCGCAGCGATCGAATACGGCGTAAGCGACCAGGTCCGCTTTGTCGGCTGGTTGCAGGGCGATGCAAAACTCGCGTTCTATCGCGACGCGGCCGTATTTTGCATGCCGAGTCATTTTGAAGCGTTCGGCATCTCGACACTGGAGGCGATGTTTATCGGACGCCCCGTGATTGGCACGCGCGTCGGCGGATTCTTCGATCTGGTCGAGGAGGGCGTGACAGGCTATCTCGTCCGTTGCGGCGACGCACACGAACTCGCGGAGAGAATCCGGCATTTGATGGAGAGTCCTGAACTTGCGCGTGCGATGGGGCGGCAGGCGGTATCAAGAGCCTTGAGCCGTTATTCGGTTGATGCGATTGTCAGTCAGTATGTTCGTTGTTATCGGCAAGTAAGCGGATTCAGGGGGGCGTGACTTATATGAGGCAGAGATGGGCATATCGATTGACGCTAATTTGTCTTTTAGGAACCTTAAGTATTGCTCGCGCCCAGGATATCGGAATTGCCTGGACCGATCCGCAAATGACCGCGTTGGCGAGCACGTATGACAGGATTTTCTCGACCGGATGGGACCACGGTATCGATGCCGGCATCGGCGTTCAGGCAAATCCCGGCGATATCACCGTGGTCGACGATCCCGTGGTGGGCGGACGAAAGGCTTTACGAGTTCATATGTTCCAATCCGAGGACTTTTCGAGGATCGCGAACGGCGTGCCCCGCGCGGAATTGATCTTTCCGAAAGCGGTGAGTTTTTCGCAAGGACCGGATTATCTGATCAGATGGAGCACGCTCATACCGGTTGGATTTACCTTCGACGCCAAACAGGCGGTCATCATCACTCAGGTACACCAGGGCGAATGGACGGGCGGCCCGACAATCGCGCTGAGTTTGCAGGGTAAGCAGTACGCCATTTCGGAGCGGGGAGGGGTGAATACTGCGACCGTTTCCGCAGGCAAGTGGTTGTGCTGCGCCGACGTTGACAAGGACAAGTGGGTCAACTGGTCGCTGCGCTATGTTGCCGACGATTCTGGTTACCACGCTTCGACTCAGTTGTGGAAGGACGGACATCTGGTGTTCGCGTCGCAAGGGGTGCCGAACGCCTATATAGGCGTACAGGACGCGTATCTGAAAATGGGGCTGTACAAGTCTGGGTGGAAGAGTTCGGTGTCGGACGTCAGCGAGATCACGTTGTTTTATGGACCGGTCTCGGTGTCGAAGAAATAAAGACTACACCCGCGGCAAGCTATTCATGGGTGGGTGTCAGGGAACTAACAGAGTGGTGTTATGAAGCGTATTGAAGTGTTTGGATGTCCGATGGATGCGGCGACAATGGACGAAACGGTTGCCGAAATCGTAACTCGCGTCAATGCAAGGCAGTTCACCCAGCATGTCGTGGTCAATGTGGCGAAGCTCGTACACATGCAGGCCGACAAGGAACTGGCAAAGTCGGTGCAGGATTGCGATCTGATCAATATCGACGGGATGGGCGTGATCTGGGCCGCGCGAATGCTTGGTCACGCGGTGCCTGAGCGCGTTGCCGGCGTCGATCTATTCGACCGCTTGCTGGCGGAGGCGGCGAAGCTTGGACTTCCGGTGTTTCTGCTCGGCGCGACCGATGAGGTCGTCACACGCGTCGCCACGATATGCACAGCCCGCTATTCCGGTCTGCAAATCGCCGGATACCATCACGGTTATTTCGGCGACGACCAGCAATCCGTTGTCGACCGGATCCGCGAGTCAGGCGCACGACTGCTGTTCGTGGCGATTACCTCGCCCACCAAGGAAAATTTTATCAACCGCTGGCAGGCCGCGCTCGGTGTCGATTTCGTAATGGGGGTTGGCGGAACGTTCGATGTCGTGGCCGGTAAAGTCAGCCGCGCGCCTCGGTGGATGCAAAGAGCCGGTCTGGAGTGGTTCTTCCGTGTCCTGCAGGAACCGCGTCGTATGTGGCGCCGCTATCTGGTCACGAACAGCAAGTTCGCACTGATGTTGGGTAAGGCTTTGATCGTCCAGCGGTAGCCGGGGTAGACCAGTTGCACGGACTGTGGAAAGGGAAGTTTTTCATGCTGCACATTTATCGCATTGCGCATCTGCTTTATCGGCTGCACGTGCCTTTTCTGCCTTGGGCGTTGAAGGTTTTTAACCGCGTGGTCTTTTCTGTATCCTTGCCGCCGTCGGTAATAGTGGGGCGCAACGTGATATTCGGCTATCAGGGGCTCGGTATCGTGGTACACCGGCACGCGGTGCTAGGTAACGATATCGTCATTGCACCCAACGTGGTAATTGGGGGCCGCGGCCAGCCTGGCGCGCCGATAATCGAGGACAACGTTCTGATCGGCGCGGGCGCATGCATATTGGGGCCGGTGACGATTGGGCGGAACGTGAAGATCGGAGCGAATGCCGTGGTCACGTTCGACGTACCGCCGAATGTAACGGTGGCAGGCGTCCCTGCTCGAATCGTCAAGCCACGGCAGGGCAGTTGAATGCCTTGCCCGTATGTGCTCACCCCCGCCTGGCCATCAAAAACCCCACCCCGATCGCCGCCAGAAAACACCCACAGCAGCGATTAAACCACCTCCGAACCCGCGCGCGCACCAGCCATTTCCCGAGATACATCCCCGCCCACGAATACAGCGCGATAGCAAACCATTCCAGCACCAGAAAACTGAGACCCAGCACCGCGAACTGCGGCAGCATAGGCTTGGCGATATCGACGAACTGCGGCAGGAACGCGGTGAACACCAGAATGGCCTTCGGGTTGCCGGCGGCCACGAGGAACTCTCGCCGAGTGACCCGCGCAAGCGAGGCATCGTGCTGCTGTGCCGTGTCGAGGGTAGGCGCGTCGCTGCGCCACAGCTGGATGGCGAGCCAGATCAGATAGGCGGCACCGGCCAGCTTGATCGCGAGAAAGAACCACTCCGACGCGTGCAACACAACTGCAAGGCCTGTCGCTGCAAGCACTAGCATCATGGCGAATGCGATCAGGCGACCCGTGCCGCCGACGAACGCGGTCATGAAACCATGGCGCGCCGCCACATTGATCGACAGCAGATTATTGGGCCCGGGTGCGAGATTGATCGCGAAGCAGGCGGGCAGAAAGAACAGCCAGGCGGTGATGGACATGACGGCTCGCGCGGTGAATGGACGCTGGAGATCTATCACACGGCAAGACGGCGGCCCGCGCGATATATCTTCCTCCAGTTCATTGTAGCGAAACCGGTCCGGGGCTACGCGGTCGGCGCCCTCAATTCACCGCTTTGACAAAGCCCGGATCGCCGATCAACGCGTCGACGCTCAGCTTGACCGTGTCTTCAATGGCGATGGTGTTATTGGTGAATTTGGGTGATTTCTGTTTAACCGTTTTGGTGGTTGAAAACACGACCTTTTGGGTCGTGGCATCAGTTACCACATAACGCATTTTCAGCGTCCAGAACGCTGTGGAGCGCGTGTCGTCCACCGTGAATTTTTCAATAC harbors:
- a CDS encoding glycosyltransferase family 4 protein gives rise to the protein MSKRQDDNPNLSHEAAPLRVLHVGPGQGQRGGIASVLAELGAQRARFRHAGVVVAIFETHGFQSMRSLLCFALVDIPRFLFAVLKGVDLIHFHVSVRGSFYRKFLLYLLARLFGKKTIFHLHAGNFQDFWASNGPTTRKAVSCFIRGADAVVAVSSAIASELQGHRGITHNLYVIGNTAYSAELAAGAALPESSDGKGADMTRYVAFAGRFTEGKGLDELLRAIAALNRQGLKVQLRLAGAGDTDRWTRAAIEYGVSDQVRFVGWLQGDAKLAFYRDAAVFCMPSHFEAFGISTLEAMFIGRPVIGTRVGGFFDLVEEGVTGYLVRCGDAHELAERIRHLMESPELARAMGRQAVSRALSRYSVDAIVSQYVRCYRQVSGFRGA
- a CDS encoding LysE family translocator, with the translated sequence MSITAWLFFLPACFAINLAPGPNNLLSINVAARHGFMTAFVGGTGRLIAFAMMLVLAATGLAVVLHASEWFFLAIKLAGAAYLIWLAIQLWRSDAPTLDTAQQHDASLARVTRREFLVAAGNPKAILVFTAFLPQFVDIAKPMLPQFAVLGLSFLVLEWFAIALYSWAGMYLGKWLVRARVRRWFNRCCGCFLAAIGVGFLMARRG
- a CDS encoding heparin lyase I family protein, with the translated sequence MTALASTYDRIFSTGWDHGIDAGIGVQANPGDITVVDDPVVGGRKALRVHMFQSEDFSRIANGVPRAELIFPKAVSFSQGPDYLIRWSTLIPVGFTFDAKQAVIITQVHQGEWTGGPTIALSLQGKQYAISERGGVNTATVSAGKWLCCADVDKDKWVNWSLRYVADDSGYHASTQLWKDGHLVFASQGVPNAYIGVQDAYLKMGLYKSGWKSSVSDVSEITLFYGPVSVSKK
- a CDS encoding serine O-acetyltransferase, which codes for MLHIYRIAHLLYRLHVPFLPWALKVFNRVVFSVSLPPSVIVGRNVIFGYQGLGIVVHRHAVLGNDIVIAPNVVIGGRGQPGAPIIEDNVLIGAGACILGPVTIGRNVKIGANAVVTFDVPPNVTVAGVPARIVKPRQGS
- a CDS encoding WecB/TagA/CpsF family glycosyltransferase, with protein sequence MQADKELAKSVQDCDLINIDGMGVIWAARMLGHAVPERVAGVDLFDRLLAEAAKLGLPVFLLGATDEVVTRVATICTARYSGLQIAGYHHGYFGDDQQSVVDRIRESGARLLFVAITSPTKENFINRWQAALGVDFVMGVGGTFDVVAGKVSRAPRWMQRAGLEWFFRVLQEPRRMWRRYLVTNSKFALMLGKALIVQR